A window from Triticum aestivum cultivar Chinese Spring chromosome 6D, IWGSC CS RefSeq v2.1, whole genome shotgun sequence encodes these proteins:
- the LOC123141001 gene encoding homeobox-leucine zipper protein ROC8-like, which produces MDLSDNQIQILERTFKVCPNPDETQRAHHGRELGVQPQQIKLWFKNRRAQMRRCLGLTAWQAWDEQVDNHLSDSENDEIH; this is translated from the exons ATGGATCTAAGTGACAACCAGATTCAGATCCTCGAGAG GACTTTCAAGGTGTGCCCCAACCCTGATGAGACCCAGCGCGCCCATCACGGCCGCGAACTTGGCGTGCAGCCCCAGCAGATCAAATTATGGTTCAAGAACCGCCGTGCCCAGATGAggagg TGTTTGGGGTTGACGGCATGGCAGGCTTGGGACGAGCAGGTTGACAACCACTTATCCGACTCAGAGAATGACGAGATTCACTAA